ATGATCAGAGGTTTATTGAAAATACAGCGGATCAACAATTTCAGATTACAGAGCGTCAATTAATTCAGGTGAATATATAAGTTGAACTAAAGAATATTTACACGGATCACTCCGATGGCAGAACAATCTTAGAGGAAGAGAAGTAACAAAAACAGCCAAAGTGATTTTGGCTGTTTTTTTTTAGAATATGGAGGCTCGTGATCTAATAGGATATGTAGCTTCTATTAAGAATCCGCCTTTATAACCGTGGAATGCATGTTACCTGTGAGACGTTGAGGTGGGAAAACCATTCGCACTGGCGCAATGATGATGGCAGCAAATACAGCTTTGATCAGATCGCCAATTATGTAAGGATAGAACCCTTGAATCATGGCCTCAGGTAAGTCCATTTTGAAAGCATAAGCAAGCCAAGGGACCCCGGATACATAAACAAGCAATGAACCAAATAGTTCAAATACAACAAAAGCGAGAATAAATCCTGTTACACCTTTGATGTTGATTCGTGCAAGCAACAATCCAATCAATAAAGCGGAGAACGGCCACATCATCACATATCCTCCGGTAGGTCCAAGAAGTACTGCAAGTCCTCCGGTCCCGTGTAGCAAGGGGAATCCAAGAGCGGTGAGCAGAACAACCATCGTGACACTTAGAAAACCATAGAGTGGACCAAGTAATCCTCCGGCCAGCATGACAGCCAAAGTTTGTAATGTTATCGGTACTGGGGAGAAGCCAATGGGAATGCTTATGTAA
This Paenibacillus xylanexedens DNA region includes the following protein-coding sequences:
- a CDS encoding biotin transporter BioY, giving the protein MKLSLRGIVFSALMAAILVLFGYISIPIGFSPVPITLQTLAVMLAGGLLGPLYGFLSVTMVVLLTALGFPLLHGTGGLAVLLGPTGGYVMMWPFSALLIGLLLARINIKGVTGFILAFVVFELFGSLLVYVSGVPWLAYAFKMDLPEAMIQGFYPYIIGDLIKAVFAAIIIAPVRMVFPPQRLTGNMHSTVIKADS